Proteins co-encoded in one Sebastes fasciatus isolate fSebFas1 chromosome 11, fSebFas1.pri, whole genome shotgun sequence genomic window:
- the LOC141777779 gene encoding uncharacterized protein LOC141777779, with translation MKDISLARIVVIILCTVVFIAVLIVNALAGTGRGPFHSSTGNVSARYETGITPAGWTFSIWGVIYTWLTLMVIYLTSFVFRGSWAQCLLPYTFYFCWLANMVMNMIWLLLWDRELMLAALVVLILIAISNYAALFLCCFATDYYGLWLKTYHRRDLACLRILVQNGLALYTTWTSIASLINFSLVLHLWGVDRSTAATASLCILFAEVVAWFLLENWVLDRWVRYILTVYPVVIVALVGNVLKHFNPADPTPNSVFMIVLLVLACVLLVSRICTVIWRHYRRPLNSPGSARLMVSPLDGRKFMIFT, from the exons ATGAAGGACATTAGCCTGGCCCGAATTGTAGTTATTATCTTGTGTACGGTGGTTTTTATTGCCGTTTTAATAGTTAACGCATTGGCCGGAACGGGCAGAG GTCCCTTCCATTCCTCCACAGGTAATGTGTCAGCCCGCTATGAGACAGGCATCACTCCAGCTGGCTGGACCTTCTCCATCTGGGGGGTCATCTATACCTGGCTCACCCTGATGGTCATATACCTCACATCATTTGTATTCAGAGG ATCCTGGGCTCAGTGTCTGCTGCCATACACCTTCTATTTTTGCTGGCTGGCCAACATGGTGATGAACATGATATGGTTGCTGCTGTGGGACAGAGA GTTGATGCTAGCGGCTCTGGTTGTGTTAATCCTGATAGCGATTTCCAACTACGCTGCTCTGTTCTTATGTTGCTTTGCCACTGATTACTATGGACTCTGGTTAAAGACATACCATCGCAGAGACCTGGCCTGTCTCAGAATACTG GTCCAGAATGGTTTGGCTCTCTACACCACATGGACTTCCATCGCTTCTCTGATCAACTTTTCTCTGGTTCTCCACCTGTGGGGTGTGGACAGGAGCACGGCAGCAACAGCTTCTCTGTGCATCCTGTTTGCAGAGGTGGTGGCATG GTTCCTCCTTGAGAACTGGGTGCTGGACCGGTGGGTGCGGTACATCCTGACGGTGTACCCTGTAGTGATCGTGGCTCTGGTTGGAAACGTCCTCAAACATTTCAACCCCGCTGATCCCACTCCGAATTCAGTGTTCATGA TCGTACTGCTGGTGTTAGCGTGCGTCCTACTGGTTTCCCGCATCTGTACCGTCATCTGGAGACACTACAGGCGGCCTCTCAACTCCCCAGGCTCAGCACGGCTGATGGTTTCACCCCTCGATGGCAGAAAATTCATGATCTTTACTTAA